A genomic stretch from Desulfotignum balticum DSM 7044 includes:
- a CDS encoding peptidoglycan DD-metalloendopeptidase family protein encodes MKYPYIAYCKNIDIKPVFKGLTRDPLIVDLSVGSKVFNAVDITNQPAFQRWLDQTMQNQHTWGLASYLEDRETILSRYPQMKEEQRYFHLGLDIIVPLGTPACAPLDSVVQESGYEEGPGNYGGNVLLRHDSPKFDTFYSLYGHLNKEKLPAPGDRFAPGEVFAYIGDFHENGNWFYHTHLQVITQKGYDTGWVSKGYCSKEDLAIMDSICPSPLSLFRI; translated from the coding sequence ATGAAATATCCTTATATTGCCTATTGCAAAAATATTGACATCAAACCCGTGTTCAAGGGACTGACCCGTGACCCGCTGATCGTGGATCTGTCTGTGGGATCAAAGGTTTTCAATGCCGTGGACATAACGAACCAGCCGGCGTTTCAACGCTGGCTGGACCAGACCATGCAAAATCAGCACACCTGGGGACTGGCCTCCTACCTGGAGGACCGGGAAACCATCCTGTCCCGATACCCTCAGATGAAGGAGGAACAGCGGTATTTTCACCTGGGACTGGACATTATCGTCCCCCTGGGAACCCCGGCTTGCGCCCCATTGGACAGTGTGGTTCAGGAAAGCGGATATGAAGAAGGCCCGGGCAACTACGGCGGCAATGTGCTGCTGCGTCACGACAGCCCGAAATTCGATACTTTTTACAGCCTGTACGGGCACCTGAACAAAGAAAAACTGCCCGCACCCGGAGACCGGTTTGCCCCGGGAGAGGTGTTTGCCTATATCGGTGATTTCCACGAAAACGGCAACTGGTTTTACCACACCCACCTCCAGGTCATCACGCAAAAAGGCTATGACACCGGCTGGGTATCCAAAGGGTATTGCTCAAAGGAGGATCTGGCAATCATGGACAGCATCTGCCCGTCTCCTTTATCGCTTTTTCGAATTTAA
- a CDS encoding iron-sulfur cluster assembly scaffold protein NifU — protein sequence MNKLDAFLDNLQNEIFEEARQALGEKGFHRWRNPKFGGRMENPDGHGRVTGECGDTMEIFLKFKDNRVSHASYVTNGCASSAISGSFAAELTLGKDPDELTDITDEKVLETIGRLPEKDQHCAGLAARTVQEALNDYMIRQRDCK from the coding sequence ATGAATAAACTGGATGCATTTCTGGACAATCTCCAGAACGAAATTTTTGAAGAAGCCAGGCAGGCCTTAGGTGAAAAAGGATTCCACCGGTGGCGCAATCCCAAGTTCGGCGGCCGGATGGAAAATCCGGACGGCCATGGCCGTGTTACGGGGGAATGCGGCGATACCATGGAAATTTTTTTAAAGTTTAAAGACAACCGGGTATCTCACGCCTCCTATGTTACAAACGGATGCGCCTCCAGTGCCATTAGCGGTTCCTTTGCTGCTGAACTGACGCTGGGAAAAGATCCGGATGAACTCACCGACATTACAGATGAAAAGGTTCTGGAAACGATCGGCCGATTACCGGAAAAAGACCAGCATTGTGCCGGGCTTGCCGCAAGGACTGTCCAGGAAGCACTCAATGATTACATGATCCGCCAGCGGGACTGCAAATAA
- a CDS encoding FmdB family zinc ribbon protein: MPLFDFLCNDCGKTCELLMIGTGDEPKCTACGSSNLSKQMSAHSAMSGPAKFRTPGPGDTACCGAAPGQASGCAGPGTCCGKAF, translated from the coding sequence ATGCCTTTGTTTGATTTTCTATGCAATGACTGCGGCAAGACCTGTGAACTGCTCATGATCGGCACGGGGGACGAACCGAAATGCACGGCCTGTGGAAGCTCCAACCTGAGCAAACAGATGTCAGCCCATTCCGCCATGTCCGGCCCGGCAAAATTTCGAACACCCGGACCCGGGGATACGGCCTGCTGCGGTGCAGCACCCGGACAGGCATCGGGTTGCGCAGGTCCCGGAACCTGCTGTGGAAAGGCGTTCTGA